In a single window of the Raphanus sativus cultivar WK10039 chromosome 9, ASM80110v3, whole genome shotgun sequence genome:
- the LOC130500096 gene encoding uncharacterized protein LOC130500096 encodes MVYQLVKSLDAEDHISHLQQAFTTLRNYNMKLNPSKCSFGVSSGKFLGYIVSHRGIEANPEQVRAIQVIPSPRNVKEVQRLTGRMAALSRFISRLSDKSHAFFETLKDPKDFQWTDKCEVLLLYLAVSEHAVSAFLVREDGRKQHPIYYAHQIVVVTSFPIKAVLHKPEVSGRLAKWAIELGEHDVIFWPATAIKSQVLANFVAEFSPAMLPALEQEVKFCNSEGEKGEWTLYVDGSSNIRGAGVALVLTSTGESASRAMGVEDIQVFSDSQLIISQVQVDYQAKDPSMIRYLSVAKRLLDRFRHCKLTQIPREHNSQADTPANLGSALETTSHMSIPLLVLQWPATEKETEPEEVSVVDEGETWMTPIINYLRYDTLPEDRDESRKIRRQAARYCFSEGKLYRKSFSGPYLRCVTPREAARIKIQVVPIYDVPVSRSTR; translated from the exons atggtatatcagctGGTAAAGTCCCTGGACGCTGAGGACCATATCTCACACCTccaacaagccttcaccactctcaggaaTTACAACATGAAGCTTaacccttcaaagtgctcgttCGGGGTAAGCTCTGGGAAATTCCTAGGGTATATAGTTAGCCACAGGGGCATTGAAGCAAATCCAGAGCAGGTGAGAGCGATCcaggtgataccttcccctcgcAACGTCAAGGAGGTGCAAAGGCTGACAGGAAGGATGGCTGCCCTAAGCAGGTTCATCTCCAGGCTATCCGATAAGTCGCATGCCTTCTTcgaaaccttgaaggaccccaaggacttccaatggactGATAAAT GTGAGGTCTTATTGCTCTATCTGgcggtatcagagcatgcagtCAGTGCATTTCTAGTAAGGGAAGATGGAAGGAAACAgcatcctatctactac gctcatcaaatcgtggTGGTTACCTCCTTCCCCATCAAGGCAGTCCTTCATAAACCAgaagtgtctggacgactagcaaaatgggccatagagctggGGGAACACGATGTGATCTTCTGGCCTGCAACAGCCATCAAATCGCAAGTACTAGCAAATTTCGTAGCAgaattctctcctgccatgcttccagccTTGGAACAAGAGGTAAAGTTTTGTAATAGCGAAGGGGAGAAAGGCGAATGGACACTATACGTTGATGGATCTAGTAACATAAGGGGTGCAGGCGTAGCACTAGTCCTAACTTCCACgggggaatcagcctcaagggcc ATGGGAGTAGAAgacatccaggtcttcagcgactcGCAACTGATCATAAGTCAGGTCCAAGTAGACTACCAGGCAAAAGATCCAAGTATGATAAGATATCTATCCGTGGCTAAGCGACTACTGGACAGGTTCCGACACTGCAAGCTCACccagatccctagggagcacAACTCCCAGGCCGACACTCCAGCTAATctagggtccgccctagaaacgacgagtcatatgagcatcccactactGGTACTCCAATGGCCCGCAACCGAAAAAGAGACGGAGCCTGAAGAAGTGTCCGtggtagacgaaggagagacctggatgactcCCATCATTAACTATCTAAGGTACGACACCTTGCCTGAAGATCGGGATgaaagtcggaagataaggCGTCAAGCGGCCAGGTACTGCTTTTCTGAGGGGAAACTATACAGAAAATCCTTTTCAGGACCCTATCTACGATGTGttacccctagagaagccgccaggataAAAATTCAGGTCGTGCCTATCTACGATGTCCCTGTGTCTAGATCTACTCGATAA